Within Candidatus Amarolinea dominans, the genomic segment TCACGGCCGATCTGCCAGTAGAGCAGTACCAGCTCGCGGTTGACGGAAAGCACAGCCCGCACCTGCGCGCCGCGGATGCGTTCCTGCAAGCCTGCCAGAAGCGCAGCATAATTGAAGGGTATTTCCAGTTCGGAAAAAGGCATGATCGTCTCTCGCTTTCAGGCGGCGCGATAAATCTCCCGCGCCAACGCGGCCAGCGCCTCGAAGTAGCGTTTCTTGCCGCCGAACGCCTTCAGGATTTGCACCGGTTGGCCGATCTGGTTGAGCGGCGGCAATTGCAGCACCCCGGCCGCCTTGTTCTCGTCGCGCGCTTCTTCCACGGACGCGATGCCCTGGTCCGCGTACTTGTCCAGCAGCGCTTCCAACGTCCGCCGCGCCATGCCGCCGTATTCGTCGAACAGGGCGCTGCGGCGCGCGCTGCGCGCGCGTTCGCCCCGCGTCAGCGGCGGCCGGTCGAAAGCCACGTGACAGATCAGGTCGAACGGGTCGAGATCAGCATTGGCGGCCTCCCGCAGCTTGTCCAGCAGGAAGCCCTGCTCCAGCAGCTCGGCCAGCAGCGCGTCCTTGCGCGCCGCTGCGTTCCAGCGGGTCAGGAAATCGTCCAGCGATGCGTACTGGCGGCGCAAATTCTCCCGGCTGAACTCGCGGAAGGACGCGGTGCGCAGCTCGCCGTTGCGGTCCAGGTACTGCACCCGTTCGGCCAGGATGCGCACCTCGACGCCGTTTACGTAGTATTTGGCGCGGCGCTGCGGCCGTTCCACGATGCGCGCGCTGGTCTCCTGGCCCTGCCCAACCTGGTAATCGGCGGCCGGGAATTCGACAGCGTCTGCCGTCTCCGGCGGCACGGCCGGATCGTCCGGCCCCGGCTCGTAGACCTGCACCGGGTCGCCGTCGAACGCGGGGTCGGCGAAGAGCCGGGTCACGTTGCGGAAGTCCATGATGGTGAAGTAGGTCTTGCCAAAGTCCTCGCGGATGCGCGTGCCGCGGCCGATGATCTGCTTGAACTCGGTCATCGAATTGATGGTCCGATCGAGCACGATCAGCTTGCAGGTCTGCGCGTCCACACCGGTGGTCATCAGCCGCGAGGTGGTGGCGATGACCGGGTAAGGCTCCTCCGGGCTGATGAAGTTGTCCAGTTCGGCCTTGCCCACCGGGTTGTCGCCGGTGATGCGCATGACATAACGGCGGTTGGCATTCACCAGGTCGCCGTTCATGTTGGCGATGGCGTGGCGCATGCGCTCCGCGTGCTCGATGTCCTCACAAAAGATGATCGTCTTCTGCATGCGGCCCGTGGCGCGCAGATATTCCGTGACGCGCCAGGCGACGAGCTGCGTGCGCTCGTCAATCACCAGGGTGCGGTCGAAGTCGCGGGAGGTGTACCATTCATCAGGAATCGGCGCGCCGTAGCGGTCGAGCTGACCCTGCCGCGGCCGCCAGCCGTCCACGTCGCGGTCCAGGTCAATGCGGATCACCTTGTAGGGGGCCAGGAACCCGTCGGCGATCCCCTGGCGCAGCGAGTAGGTGTAGATCGGCTCACCGAAGTAGTCCATGTTGGAGACGTCCTTCGTTTCCTTGGGCGTGGCGGTCAGGCCGATCTGCGTGGCCGAGGCGAAGTATTCCAGCACCTCGCGCCAGGCCGAGTCCGCGTCCGCGCTGCCGCGATGGCACTCGTCCACGATGATCAGGTCGAAGAAGTCGGGGGAGAACTGGCGGTAGATGTCCTGCCATTCCTCCGTCCCGGAGATGCCCTGGTAGAGCGCCAGGTAGATTTCGTAGGACTTGTCCACCTGGCGCTTGACGACCTTGGTCATCTTGTCGCCGAAGAAGCGGAAGTCGTTGGTCATGGTCTGGTCAACCAGGATGTTGCGGTCGGCCAGGAAGAGCACGCGGCGCACCTTTTTGGCCCGCCACAGCCGCCAGATGATCTGAAACGCGGTGTAGGTCTTGCCGGTGCCGGTCGCCATCACCAGCAGGACGCGCTTCTGCCCCTGGGCAATGGCGCGCACCGTGCGGTTGATCGCCACCTCCTGGTAGTAGCGCGGCGCGCGGCCGTAGCGGTCGTAGTAGTAATCTTCCGCCGCCACCTTCGCCACCTCGTCGGCCATGCCGGTCTGCCGCATGGTGCGCAGCCACAGCGCCTCCGGCGAGGGGAACTCATCCAGCCGCAGCTCGCGTTCCAGCGGCCCATCTGTCAGGGTGCGGTCGTGCTCCATGAAGCCGTCGCCGTTGGAGGTGTAGACGAACGGCGCGTCCAGCAGCGCCGCGTATTGCAGCGCCTGATCCATACCTGCGCTCAGGCTGTGGTTGTTATCTTTGGCTTCGACGATCGCCAGTGGAATGCCGGGTTTGTGTGAGAGGAGGTAGTCCACCCGTTTGCGCTCAGCGCTGCGCATGGACAGCGCGCCGCGCACGATGACCCGACCCGCGTCGAAGATCACTTCCTCGCGGATTTGACCCGGCTTCCAGCCTGCGTCCTGGATCGCGGGAGTGATGAAGCGGGTGCGGATTTCCTGTTCGGTCAGCAGCTTCTTGTTCATTTGACGTTGCCACGCGTCAGGCGCTGCCGAAGCGCCTGGCACAGCTCTATTTTGCCGCGCCGGCCGGCAGATCTAGCCGTTCGTCCACCCACTCGCGCAGCAGCGCGCTGAACGACTTGCGGGCTGCCACAGCCTCTGCGTGCAGAATGCCTTTCATGAAGTCGCTGACGTAGATCGTGATGGCATTGGGGTGGTCGCCGTTATCGCCTTGCTCGAACCGTTCGAAGTAGTCTGTCGGGTACAGGTAATCCTCACCGGATTCGTCAACGACGCGCAACATCGCCCCGTCGTTCTCGACCGGCGGCGCCAACCTGTAGACCTGCCCTACCTGCAAATCGTCCAGGACATCATCGAACGGTTTTCCATCCTGGTCGTAGATGAACGTTTCGTTCTTGACACAGCGAACGTATTTCATGCGAGCCTCTCCAGCCGATACTTGTCCTTCATGCGCTTTCGCCGGGCGGGGGGGGGCCGCGGCCCCTTTTGTCCGGGGGGGGGCCTCCGGGGGCCGCCCCTGGCGCCGGGGGGGGTGTTTCGGGCGCCTTGCAGTTTGAGTCCCTGATCTCACTGACGATCTTGAACTTCATTGCTGCGGACTCCGATGTGGCCTTTACCCGACCCTTACCCGGAGATTATACCTGGAACACAGGCCCAGGTCAATCTACCCAAAAGGCATTCTTGATGTCATAGCGGCGACTTGACGCCTTCTTGTTTTGTGGTATGGTCATTCCACCAAACGAAACCATCGAGACTGACAACAAGAAACGATGCCTCGAATCACACCGCCAGAGAGCCCTGGTTGGCGCAATTCGTGGCTTTCTCACCATATCAACTCTCGCTTTTATGGAGGAGCCGCATGAAAGACCTGGATAGGATGGATTCCCAATGGGTTGAGATGGTCGCATCGAAACCGGCACACGTTTTGTTCCGCGGCGGCGCTGAACGCCTGGTTCTCCTGGTGACCATCGCTGTGATGGCGGTAACGTTCATGGCGATCACAGCACTGGCCCCGATGCCCGCGGCCGGCAGCCACAACGGCCGCGCCGAGATCAGCACGCCTGCAGTCTCGAGAGCGTTCTTCCCCCACGTGCCTCACCAGCCCACGCCGACGCCGACGCCAACGTCAACTCCTACCCCGTTGATCGAACTGGTTGGGCAAATCGGCGGTTTCATTCGGGCGGTGGAGGCGCAAGGGGGCTACGCCTACGTCGGCGTTGGACCGCGCTTGCTGATTCTAAATGTCAGCAACCCCTCCCATCCTGTGCTGGTGGGACAAAGCCCTGTCTTGCCTACCTTTGTGAAAAGCGTCAGTGTTGTGGGCGATTTTGCGTATGTAACGAAAGGGTACGGTGGTTTACACATCATTGACGTCAGCGATCCGGCCAACCCCACCCTGCGCGGCGCGTACGATACGCCAGGGCCTGCCTGTGGCATCAGCGTGGTGGGCAGCCTGGCCTATGTGGCCGATGGGGGAGCGGCCTGCAGATCATTGACGTCAGCAACCCGGCCAACCCCGTGCTCCGCGGCAGTTATGACACGCCCGGATATGCCTACGGCGTCAGCGTGATGGGCAGCCTGGCCTACGTGGCCGATGGGTATAGTAGTGGTCTGCAGATCATTGATGTGAGTGACCCGGCCAACCCCACCTGGCGCGGCGCGTACGATACGCCAGGGCCGGCTTATGACGTCAGCGTGGTGGGCGGCCTGGCCTATGTGGCCGATGGGTACGATAGTGGTCTGCAGATCATTGATGTGAGTGACCCGGCCAACCCCATCTGGCGTAGCGCATACGATACGCCAGGGCAGGCCCACAGCGTCAGTGTGGTGGGCAACCTGGCCTATGTGGCCGACGGTAGCCGCGGACTGCAGATCATTGATGTGACTGACCCCGCCAACCCCACCTGGTATAGCGCATACGATACGCCAGGGCAGGCTTATGACGTCAGCGTGGTAGGGGATCTGGCCTATGTGGCCGATGAGCAGGGCGGCCTGCAGATCATTGACGTGAGCGACCCGGCCAATCCCGCCTGGCGCGGCGCGTACGCTACCTCAGGGCAGGCCTTTAGCGTCAGCGTGGTGGGCAGCCTGGCTTATGTGGCCGGTGGGCACATTAGCGGTCTGCAGATCATTGATGTTAGCAAACCCGCCCACCCAGTTTTTCGCGGTGCATACGATGCGCCAGGGCCGGCTTATGACGTCAGCGTGGTGGGTGGTTTGGCCTATGTGGCCGCTGGGCGGAGTGGCCTGCGGATCATTGACGTCAGCAATCCGGCCAACCCTACTCTGCGTGGCGCATACGATACACCGGGGTTTGCTCGAGCCGTTAGTGTGGTGGGCAACCTGGCCTATGTGGCTGATTGGGATAGTGGCTTGCAGATCATTGACATCAGCAACCCGGCCAACCCTACCTGGCGCGGTGCGTACGATACGTGGGGGGCTACGGGCGTCAGTGTGGTAGGCGGTTTAGCCTATGTGACCGATTGGGGCGACGGCTTGCAGATCATTGACGTCAGCAACCCGATCAACCCTATCTGGCGCGGCGCGTACGATACGCCGGACGAGGCCTGGGGCGTCAGCGTGGTGGGTGGTTTAGCCTATGTGGCCGATCACATCAGCGGCCTGCAGATCATTGACATCCGCGACCCGGCCAACCCCACCCTGCGCGGCGCTTACGATACGCCGGAGTATGCCAATGAGGTCAGCGTGGTGGGAAACGTGGCCTATGTAGCCGATGGGAGCAGCCTGCAGATCATTGACGTGACTGATCCGGCCAACCCCACGCTGCGTGGCGGGTACGTTACACCAGGGTTTGCCTTTGGCGTCAGCGTCGTAGGCAGGCTGATCTATGTGGCCGATCAGGAGGACGGCCTGCTGATTTTGCGTCTGCATTGCCCAGGTGTCCACAAAGACGGCTTTCATGCGGCCGGCCTGCCGTAGAGATAGGACGGTCAGCGCCGCAGATGATAGGGCACGTCAATGATGACGCGCTGGAAGCCTTGCCGACGCCGGCGGTAGAGGAGCGCGACCTTGAGCAGGCGGGCGGTCTGGTTGTGCAGAATGCCATGCCAGCGTTTCGCCGGGACGAATTCGGGCAGGATGACGACGGCGAGTTGCCCGTCATGGTGCTCGCTATCGGTCGCGTCCAGGTAGTCCAACAGCGGCCCCACGAGCGAGCGGTAGGGGGATGGCACCACGACCAGCGGCACATCCGGCCACCACGCTTCCCATTCTTGCTGGATATGCGCGCCCATGCCTGGCTCCAGCTCCACGTAGACCGCGGTGATGTCCTGCGCGATAGTGCGCGCAAAGCCCAACGCGTCCACGATGCCGCGATGGATGCCGGAGATGGGAATGACCACGCGCGGTGCGGGAAAAGGCTTGAGCGATGGCGGCAGGCCACGCAGCGAAAGCTGGCTGGCAACCGCGCGATAGTGGTGGCGAATTTGCCCGAATCCGAGGGTGAAGGCTGGAATGACGATCACGGTCAGCCAGGCGCCGTCGCGGAATTTTTCCAGGAGCACCACCAACAGCGTGACGGCCGTGGTCACCGCGCCCAAGCCGTTGATCGCGGCCTTGAGCTGCCAGCCGCGCCCGTGCGTCCGCGCCCAGTGCCGCACCATGCCGATCTGCGAAAGGGTGTAGGCCAGGAAGGCGCCCACCGCAAAGAGGGGGATCAGCGCATGGCTGTGGCCGCGGGAGACGACGATCAACGCGCCGGTGATCAGCGTCAGCCATAGAATGCCATTGGCAAAGACCAGGCGGTCGCCCAGGCCGGCTAACTGGCGGGGCAAGAAACCGTCGCGCGCCAGCAGCGCGGCCAATTGCGGGAAGCCGGCGAAGCTGGTGTTGGCCGCCACGGCCAGGATCAACAATGTGGTGACCTGGATGACCCAGTAGGCCGGCCCTGTGCCGAGGATGGACCGCGCCAGGGCCGAGAGGATGGTTTCCTGCGGACCGCTGATGACGGCCAACGATTGCGTGATCCAAATGCTGGCCGCGAACAGCACACTCATCAGCGCGGCCATGACCAGAAGGGTGCGGCCGGCGTTCTGGGCGGCCGGGGCGCGAAAGACCGGCACCCCATTGCTGACCGCCTCGATGCCGGTCATCGCGGTGCAGCCGGTGGCGAACGCGCGCAGCAGCAGGAGCAAGGTCAGCGGTTGCAGGGCCGGCGGGGCGGTGGCGGCCAGTGAGACAGGCCCTTCGCTGATCACACGCCAGGCGCCAAAGGCCAACATGGGGAAGTAGCACAGCAGGAACAGGTAGACCGGGATCGTCATCAGGCTGCCGGTCTCACGCACGCCGCGCAGGTTGACCAGGGTGATGACGGCCAGGATGAGCAGGGCCGCGGGCACCCGATACGGCCACAGAGCGGGCGCGGCCGAGGCGATCGCTTCCAGGCCGGCGGTCAGGCTGACGGCGGCCGTCAGGATGTAGTCAACGAGCAGCGCGGAGGCCGCCAGCAGGCCGGGCAAGGTACCCAGGTTTTCCCGCGCCACCACGTAGGAGCCGCCGCCCGACGGGTAGCCGTGGATGGTCTGATAATAGGAAAGGGCCACGATCAGCAGGAGAGCGGTGATCGCCAGGCTGATGGGCCAGGCCTGGCTGAGGCCGACACTGCCCGCGACCACCAGGGCCAGGTAGATTTCCTGGTTCGCGTAGGCGAGAGACGAGAGCGCGCCGGGTGAGAAGGATGCCAGGGCGCGCACTTTGTTCAAGCGTGTCTCGCCGAGTTGTTTGGTGGGAACCGGGGAACCGATGAGAAGATTTTTCAGCGTATCGAGCATGACGAGGTCTTCACCCTCCGTGCATGGAGTATAGCCCATCGCGCCGCGGGCGTCCAGCGGAGAGAATCACGTGTGGGCAGAGCACATGCCATCCCATTGATCAAGTGGCTGGTTTTCTATGCACAAGGCTCACCAGCAAGCTGGTGAGCCTTGTTGCCATCGTCGTGTCGGGGCGAGAGGATTTGAACCTCCGACCTCACGGACCCGAACCGTGCGCGCTAGCCGAACTGCGCTACGCCCCGAACAGGGCAAACTATACCACATTACCCCTGTTCCGCAAAATTGGCCGGCCAACGCGCGGGGCCTATCCTGCCCCGGCGGCCCGCTGACACCATCGCGTTGAGCGTCTTTGCCAAATCAGGGGCCTTATGCTAAACTAGTTTCGTTCGCACGAGGGCCACAAGCCCTCGTTCTTTCTGCCCGCGGCCTGACCGGGGGCAAACCCATAGAAAGGAGGCACGCGGGCCTCTATGAACGAGTACGAACTGATGATGATTGTCCGCACGGAGTTAGACGAAGAGGGTGTCAATACGCTCACTGAGCGGATTGCCGAATTCATTCGCACAACGGGTGGCGAAGTCATCGAAACCCAACTGTGGGGCCGCCGTACGCTTGCATATCTCATTCGCAAGCAGCGCGAAGGAAACTACATCCTGATGCGAATACGGTTGCTACCATCGGCCACAGCAGCGCTTGAACGATCGCTGCGTCTCAACGAAAACGTGCTGCGCCACTTGCTCACCACCAAGCCGGTGTAGGCATATCGGCCTTGAGAACGTCAGCCCTCTCCGGGGCAGCGTACTTCTCCGTTTGGCATTGACGGGGAATGATGATGAGGAGCCAGACACATGCCACGAGGTTTGAACAAAGTCATGATTATCGGCCAGATTGGCCATGATCCTGACATGCGTTACACACCCAGCGGCAAACCCGTGACGTCATTCAGCGTGACTGTAACGCGCACCTGGGTGACGGCCGAGGGGGAACGCCGTGAGGCCACCGAATGGTTCAACGTGGTGGCCTGGGGAAACCTGGCAGAAATCTGTAATCAATACTTGCGCAAAGGCCGGCGCGTCTACGTGGAAGGGCATTTGCAGACCCGGAGTTGGGAAGACCAAACCGGGCAAAAGCACTTCCGCACCGAGTTGGTTGCCAATGAGATGATCATGCTCGATGGCCGCCCCGGCAGCAGCGAAGTTGATTATGCCAGCAGCGATGAAGAAGAGAGCAATTACTAATAGTCTATCCGAATAACTACTTTCGGGCGCCTTATCGAGGCAAATGTCAGGTTATTCGGAGAGGCACCAAGTTAGAGCAGGAGTAAGACTGTGGCTACGAATTTTGACATCGTAGATGATGATTTGGATGAGCCGGGCGATGAGCGCGGCAGTCGGCCGTTCGGCAGCCGCCCTCCGCGCGGCCGTGGCGGGCCGCCCGGCGCCGGCCCTGGCGGACGGCGCTTTGGCGCCGTGCGTCGCCGTGTGTGCGCCTTTTGTGTGGACAAGGTTAAATTCATTGACTACAAGGCGGTGGATGTCCTGAGCCGCTATGTGACCGAACGCGGTAAGATCCGCCCGCGTCGCAAAACCAGCACCTGCGCCCGCCATCAGCGCGAACTGACGGTCTCGATCAAACGCGCACGCTATCTTGCCTTGCTGACGTATGTCGGCGGGACACAAGGTTAATTCTCTAACCAGGAGCGCCAGGCTGCATGGCAAAGCGAGATCGTTCGGTCAAAGAACCGACCAAAAAACAGACGGCCCTCAACCGGCGCGAGCGTGAGCTACAGCGCCGCGTCCTGCTTGGCGTTGGCATTACCGGCGCCCTTGTGGTCATTCTGCTGGCGACCGGGCTGCTGCAGCAGTTAGTCCTGATCCCCAATTCGCCCGTGGCCAGCGCCAATGGCGTAAAAATCACGACCGACCGCTATCAGGCCCGCGTCAAATATGAGCGGGCGTTACTCGTGAATCAACTGGCGCAATACCAGCAGATTCAGGAACAGCTCGACCCAGGCGGAACAAACAACTTCTTCGGCTCCCAGATTCAACAGCTTGAGCAGCAGTTGAGCAGTCCGGAGACGTTGG encodes:
- a CDS encoding DEAD/DEAH box helicase family protein gives rise to the protein MNKKLLTEQEIRTRFITPAIQDAGWKPGQIREEVIFDAGRVIVRGALSMRSAERKRVDYLLSHKPGIPLAIVEAKDNNHSLSAGMDQALQYAALLDAPFVYTSNGDGFMEHDRTLTDGPLERELRLDEFPSPEALWLRTMRQTGMADEVAKVAAEDYYYDRYGRAPRYYQEVAINRTVRAIAQGQKRVLLVMATGTGKTYTAFQIIWRLWRAKKVRRVLFLADRNILVDQTMTNDFRFFGDKMTKVVKRQVDKSYEIYLALYQGISGTEEWQDIYRQFSPDFFDLIIVDECHRGSADADSAWREVLEYFASATQIGLTATPKETKDVSNMDYFGEPIYTYSLRQGIADGFLAPYKVIRIDLDRDVDGWRPRQGQLDRYGAPIPDEWYTSRDFDRTLVIDERTQLVAWRVTEYLRATGRMQKTIIFCEDIEHAERMRHAIANMNGDLVNANRRYVMRITGDNPVGKAELDNFISPEEPYPVIATTSRLMTTGVDAQTCKLIVLDRTINSMTEFKQIIGRGTRIREDFGKTYFTIMDFRNVTRLFADPAFDGDPVQVYEPGPDDPAVPPETADAVEFPAADYQVGQGQETSARIVERPQRRAKYYVNGVEVRILAERVQYLDRNGELRTASFREFSRENLRRQYASLDDFLTRWNAAARKDALLAELLEQGFLLDKLREAANADLDPFDLICHVAFDRPPLTRGERARSARRSALFDEYGGMARRTLEALLDKYADQGIASVEEARDENKAAGVLQLPPLNQIGQPVQILKAFGGKKRYFEALAALAREIYRAA
- a CDS encoding APC family permease yields the protein MLDTLKNLLIGSPVPTKQLGETRLNKVRALASFSPGALSSLAYANQEIYLALVVAGSVGLSQAWPISLAITALLLIVALSYYQTIHGYPSGGGSYVVARENLGTLPGLLAASALLVDYILTAAVSLTAGLEAIASAAPALWPYRVPAALLILAVITLVNLRGVRETGSLMTIPVYLFLLCYFPMLAFGAWRVISEGPVSLAATAPPALQPLTLLLLLRAFATGCTAMTGIEAVSNGVPVFRAPAAQNAGRTLLVMAALMSVLFAASIWITQSLAVISGPQETILSALARSILGTGPAYWVIQVTTLLILAVAANTSFAGFPQLAALLARDGFLPRQLAGLGDRLVFANGILWLTLITGALIVVSRGHSHALIPLFAVGAFLAYTLSQIGMVRHWARTHGRGWQLKAAINGLGAVTTAVTLLVVLLEKFRDGAWLTVIVIPAFTLGFGQIRHHYRAVASQLSLRGLPPSLKPFPAPRVVIPISGIHRGIVDALGFARTIAQDITAVYVELEPGMGAHIQQEWEAWWPDVPLVVVPSPYRSLVGPLLDYLDATDSEHHDGQLAVVILPEFVPAKRWHGILHNQTARLLKVALLYRRRRQGFQRVIIDVPYHLRR
- the rpsF gene encoding 30S ribosomal protein S6, translated to MNEYELMMIVRTELDEEGVNTLTERIAEFIRTTGGEVIETQLWGRRTLAYLIRKQREGNYILMRIRLLPSATAALERSLRLNENVLRHLLTTKPV
- the ssb gene encoding single-stranded DNA-binding protein, which gives rise to MPRGLNKVMIIGQIGHDPDMRYTPSGKPVTSFSVTVTRTWVTAEGERREATEWFNVVAWGNLAEICNQYLRKGRRVYVEGHLQTRSWEDQTGQKHFRTELVANEMIMLDGRPGSSEVDYASSDEEESNY
- a CDS encoding 30S ribosomal protein S18: MDEPGDERGSRPFGSRPPRGRGGPPGAGPGGRRFGAVRRRVCAFCVDKVKFIDYKAVDVLSRYVTERGKIRPRRKTSTCARHQRELTVSIKRARYLALLTYVGGTQG